A genome region from Sphingomonas anseongensis includes the following:
- a CDS encoding phosphoglycerate kinase, giving the protein MRFKTLDDLPEELTGKRVLVRVDLNVPMEGASVTDDTRLRAMLPTVLELSDRGAIVLLLSHFGRPKGESRPDMSTAQLVMPLHRLAGRSVRFIEDCQGPEAERAIQTMLPGNIAVLENTRFHSGEEKNDPELAKGMAALADYYVNDAFSAAHRAHASTEGVAHLLPAFAGRAMEAELKALERALGNPERPVAAVVGGAKVSTKLAVLGHLVSKVDHLIIGGGMANTFLAARGVDIGKSLAERDLAGEAEDIMTRAEGAGCTVHLPYDVVVAKEFAPNPPSVRTCNVHEVQSDEMILDVGPAAVEALSDVLKTCRTLVWNGPLGAFETPPFDEATVALAKTAAALTKEGSLVSVAGGGDTVAALNQAGVAQDFSFVSTAGGAFLEWMEGRTLPGVAALQKD; this is encoded by the coding sequence GTGAGGTTCAAGACCCTCGACGACCTTCCGGAGGAGCTGACCGGAAAGCGCGTGCTCGTGCGGGTGGACCTTAACGTGCCCATGGAGGGCGCGTCTGTCACCGACGACACACGGCTGAGGGCTATGCTTCCCACCGTCCTCGAGCTCAGCGACCGGGGTGCGATCGTGCTCCTGCTGTCGCACTTCGGGCGGCCGAAGGGCGAGAGCCGCCCGGACATGTCGACCGCGCAGTTGGTGATGCCGCTGCACAGGCTGGCGGGCCGGTCGGTGCGCTTCATCGAGGATTGCCAGGGTCCGGAGGCGGAACGCGCGATCCAGACCATGCTTCCCGGCAATATCGCGGTCCTGGAGAACACGCGCTTCCATTCCGGCGAGGAAAAGAACGATCCAGAGCTCGCCAAAGGCATGGCGGCGCTCGCGGACTATTACGTCAATGACGCCTTTTCCGCCGCGCACCGGGCCCATGCCTCGACCGAGGGCGTCGCTCACCTGCTTCCGGCGTTCGCCGGGCGGGCGATGGAGGCCGAGCTCAAGGCTCTCGAAAGGGCGCTCGGCAATCCGGAGCGCCCGGTCGCGGCGGTGGTCGGCGGAGCGAAGGTCTCGACGAAGCTCGCCGTGCTCGGCCACCTCGTCAGCAAGGTCGATCACCTGATCATCGGTGGCGGGATGGCGAACACCTTCCTCGCCGCGCGCGGCGTGGATATCGGCAAGTCGCTCGCCGAGCGTGATCTCGCCGGCGAGGCCGAAGACATCATGACCCGCGCGGAGGGTGCCGGCTGCACCGTCCACTTGCCGTACGACGTCGTGGTGGCGAAGGAGTTCGCTCCAAACCCGCCGAGCGTCCGCACCTGCAACGTTCACGAGGTCCAGAGCGACGAGATGATCCTCGACGTCGGGCCGGCCGCCGTCGAAGCCCTTTCGGACGTCCTCAAGACCTGCCGCACCCTGGTGTGGAATGGACCGCTCGGAGCGTTCGAGACTCCGCCGTTCGACGAAGCGACGGTCGCCCTGGCGAAAACGGCCGCAGCGCTGACGAAGGAAGGCTCCCTCGTCTCCGTTGCCGGCGGCGGCGATACCGTCGCGGCGCTGAACCAGGCGGGAGTCGCACAGGATTTTAGTTTCGTCTCCACGGCAGGTGGAGCGTTTTTGGAGTGGATGGAAGGGCGAACGCTGCCTGGCGTCGCCGCTCTGCAGAAGGACTGA
- the gap gene encoding type I glyceraldehyde-3-phosphate dehydrogenase, whose translation MTKVAINGFGRIGRLVARAILERPDCGLELVAINDLADAKSNAWLFKRDSVHGAFPGEVTTSGNDIVVNGKTIHVTAERDPAKLPHKANGVDIALECTGFFTDRAGGEKHLEAGAKRVLISAPAKGVDLTVVYGVNDDKLTAEHRIVSNASCTTNCLAPVAKVLNDTIGIERGLMTTIHAYTNDQKILDQIHPDLRRARAAAMSMIPTTTGAARAVGEVLPELKGKLDGSAVRVPVPDGSLIDLTFTPKRDTNVEEVNGVLKAASESGRLKGILVYSDEPLVSIDIVHTPQSSIVDSLETAVLEGKLVRVVSWYDNEWGFSNRMVDTAAAMAKLG comes from the coding sequence ATGACGAAAGTTGCAATCAACGGATTTGGCCGGATCGGCCGCCTGGTCGCCCGCGCGATCCTCGAGCGGCCCGATTGCGGGCTCGAGCTGGTTGCGATCAACGACCTCGCCGACGCCAAGTCCAACGCCTGGCTGTTCAAGCGCGACAGCGTTCACGGCGCCTTCCCGGGCGAGGTGACAACCAGCGGCAACGACATCGTCGTGAACGGCAAGACCATCCACGTCACCGCCGAGCGCGACCCGGCCAAGCTTCCGCACAAGGCGAACGGCGTCGACATCGCCCTGGAGTGCACCGGCTTCTTCACCGACCGAGCCGGCGGCGAGAAGCATCTGGAGGCGGGCGCGAAGCGAGTCCTGATTTCCGCACCGGCCAAGGGCGTCGACCTGACCGTTGTCTATGGCGTCAACGACGACAAGTTGACCGCTGAGCACAGGATCGTCTCCAACGCGTCCTGCACCACGAACTGCCTCGCGCCTGTCGCCAAGGTGCTGAACGACACGATCGGCATCGAGCGCGGGTTGATGACGACGATCCACGCCTACACCAACGACCAGAAGATCCTCGACCAGATCCACCCGGACCTGCGCCGCGCCCGTGCGGCGGCGATGTCGATGATCCCGACGACTACGGGCGCCGCACGCGCCGTCGGCGAAGTGCTGCCCGAACTCAAGGGCAAGCTCGACGGGTCGGCCGTCCGGGTGCCGGTTCCGGACGGAAGCCTGATCGACCTGACATTCACGCCGAAGCGCGACACCAATGTCGAGGAAGTGAACGGCGTACTGAAGGCCGCGAGCGAGAGCGGCCGCCTGAAAGGCATATTGGTCTATTCGGACGAACCGCTGGTCTCGATCGACATCGTCCATACGCCGCAGAGCTCGATCGTCGACAGCCTCGAAACAGCAGTTCTAGAAGGCAAGCTCGTCCGCGTAGTCAGCTGGTATGACAATGAATGGGGCTTCTCGAACCGGATGGTCGACACCGCGGCGGCTATGGCCAAGCTCGGCTAA
- a CDS encoding J domain-containing protein produces MSARDSAYAALGLRSGAARSQVDEAYRRLIKLHHPDVAGGDSTRAAEINRAYSLLRREGLAAGPQHRPVPIVAHATRRRASRPGSWAFGLAILVVIGAVAAVQLREGAGVFARPVNVRLPVIVAASPGGKALPALDFDEPLHSPVISSAIADAVKFHQAKDSSAAELYSRDCQDKLRKDRNMAWFDACSAFDEAIVTLSSDTELADSRAFNSTAVVARELASARALSDDILGADSRLRQIRMQVEMELLPKLDSAAGQPL; encoded by the coding sequence ATGAGCGCGCGAGACTCTGCCTATGCGGCCCTCGGCCTGAGGTCGGGCGCCGCTCGCTCGCAGGTTGACGAGGCGTATCGGCGCCTGATCAAGCTTCATCATCCCGACGTCGCCGGCGGGGATTCTACGCGCGCTGCCGAGATCAACCGCGCATACAGCCTACTCCGGCGCGAGGGGCTTGCGGCGGGACCCCAGCACCGGCCGGTTCCGATCGTCGCGCACGCAACGCGGCGGCGCGCCTCGCGCCCCGGAAGCTGGGCATTCGGCCTGGCGATCCTGGTTGTCATCGGCGCCGTTGCCGCCGTCCAGCTGCGGGAAGGCGCCGGAGTCTTTGCCCGACCAGTAAACGTCCGCTTGCCCGTGATCGTCGCGGCGTCGCCGGGTGGCAAGGCGTTGCCGGCTCTCGACTTCGACGAGCCTCTTCATTCGCCGGTCATATCGAGCGCGATCGCCGACGCGGTGAAGTTCCACCAGGCGAAAGATTCGTCAGCCGCCGAATTGTACAGCCGCGATTGCCAGGACAAGCTCAGGAAAGACCGCAACATGGCCTGGTTCGACGCCTGCTCCGCGTTCGACGAGGCAATCGTGACTCTGAGTAGCGATACGGAGCTTGCGGACTCGCGGGCCTTCAATTCGACTGCCGTCGTGGCACGTGAGTTGGCGTCCGCGCGCGCTCTGTCCGACGATATATTGGGAGCGGATTCGCGGCTCCGGCAGATCCGAATGCAAGTTGAGATGGAGCTTTTGCCCAAGCTCGATTCGGCGGCGGGCCAGCCGCTTTAG
- the tkt gene encoding transketolase translates to MDAVEAANSGHPGMPMGMADAATALFTRYLKFDPKDPHWPDRDRFVLSAGHGSMLIYSLLYLTGYARPTIDDIRNFRQLGSPCAGHPENFELPGVEVTTGPLGQGLAMSVGMAIAERHLNAIYGDELVDHRTYVIAGDGDLMEGVNHEAVGLAGNLKLGRLVVLWDDNRITIDGSTDLSRNEDVIARFAASAWHTVECDGLDSGKVSKAIDEAIADERPSLIRCKTIIGYGAPNKQGTEATHGAALGADEIAAARKELGWDSPPFEIPDDVLSAWREFGKRGEAEHREWNRRLSASGKNDELMARMSGYASDSWLKPHLDSLLANPPKVATRKASEMALEAINPVVTSTIGGSADLTGSNNTKTKALQPLTADNYAGRYVYYGIREFGMAAAMNGMALHGGVIPYGGTFLVFTDYARPAIRLSALQRAKVIYVMTHDSIGLGEDGPTHQPIEHLQSLRAIPGLEVYRPADAVETAECWALALASDGPSVLALTRQNLPPVRTEAMTENLCSRGAYRLKSAKNARKVIFLATGSEVEIALGAAERLEAQGVGADVVSMPCTEKFDAQDDAYREDILPDVSNREILRVSVEAGSTFGWERYTGLHGLRLGIDRYGVSAPAPDAYKFFGLTPDAVAARVADHMKQREIR, encoded by the coding sequence ATGGACGCGGTGGAGGCCGCCAACAGCGGCCATCCCGGGATGCCGATGGGCATGGCCGATGCGGCGACAGCGCTGTTCACGCGCTACCTCAAGTTCGACCCGAAGGACCCGCACTGGCCCGACCGCGACAGGTTCGTGCTGTCGGCGGGGCACGGCTCGATGCTGATCTACTCCCTGCTCTACCTGACCGGCTACGCGCGGCCGACGATCGATGACATCCGCAACTTCCGCCAGCTCGGAAGTCCTTGCGCGGGTCACCCGGAGAATTTCGAGCTTCCCGGAGTGGAGGTGACGACCGGGCCGCTTGGGCAGGGCCTCGCGATGTCGGTCGGAATGGCAATCGCCGAACGGCACCTCAACGCAATCTACGGCGACGAGCTGGTGGACCACCGCACCTATGTGATCGCCGGCGACGGCGACCTGATGGAGGGGGTCAACCACGAAGCGGTCGGGCTTGCCGGCAACCTCAAGCTCGGCCGGCTGGTTGTGCTCTGGGACGACAATCGAATCACCATCGACGGGTCGACCGACCTGTCGCGCAACGAGGACGTGATCGCCCGCTTTGCTGCCTCGGCCTGGCACACGGTCGAGTGCGACGGCCTGGACAGCGGCAAGGTATCGAAGGCCATCGACGAGGCGATCGCCGACGAGCGGCCGTCGCTGATCCGCTGCAAGACCATCATCGGCTACGGAGCGCCCAACAAGCAGGGCACCGAAGCCACTCACGGCGCGGCTCTTGGCGCCGACGAGATCGCGGCCGCCCGCAAGGAGCTCGGCTGGGATTCGCCGCCCTTCGAGATCCCCGACGACGTGCTTTCCGCCTGGCGCGAGTTCGGCAAGCGCGGGGAGGCGGAGCATCGCGAGTGGAACCGGCGGCTGTCGGCAAGCGGCAAGAACGACGAGCTGATGGCCCGAATGTCCGGCTACGCCAGTGACAGCTGGCTCAAGCCGCACCTGGACTCGCTGCTCGCCAATCCGCCCAAGGTCGCGACCCGCAAAGCGTCTGAGATGGCGCTTGAGGCCATCAACCCGGTGGTAACCTCGACAATCGGGGGATCGGCCGACCTCACCGGATCGAACAACACCAAGACCAAGGCACTGCAGCCGCTCACCGCGGACAATTACGCCGGTCGCTACGTCTATTACGGAATTCGCGAGTTCGGCATGGCCGCGGCGATGAACGGCATGGCGCTGCACGGCGGTGTGATCCCGTACGGCGGCACGTTCCTCGTGTTCACCGACTATGCGCGTCCGGCGATCCGGCTGTCTGCGCTTCAGCGGGCGAAGGTCATCTATGTGATGACCCACGATTCGATCGGCCTGGGCGAGGACGGACCGACCCACCAGCCGATCGAGCATCTCCAGAGCCTGCGCGCGATTCCGGGGCTTGAGGTCTACCGGCCGGCGGATGCGGTCGAGACGGCCGAATGCTGGGCGCTCGCGCTCGCCAGCGACGGCCCTTCGGTGCTGGCTCTGACCCGCCAGAACCTGCCGCCGGTGCGGACGGAGGCGATGACAGAAAACCTGTGCTCCCGCGGCGCTTATCGGCTGAAGTCAGCGAAAAACGCCCGCAAGGTGATCTTCCTTGCCACGGGTTCCGAGGTCGAGATAGCGCTCGGCGCCGCCGAGAGGCTTGAAGCGCAGGGGGTGGGTGCCGATGTCGTGTCCATGCCCTGCACCGAGAAGTTCGACGCGCAGGATGACGCTTACCGCGAGGACATCCTCCCGGACGTCTCCAACCGGGAGATCCTGCGGGTCTCGGTCGAGGCGGGATCGACGTTCGGCTGGGAACGCTACACGGGCCTCCACGGGCTGAGGCTTGGTATCGACCGCTACGGCGTCTCGGCCCCGGCGCCGGACGCCTATAAATTCTTCGGGCTGACTCCGGACGCGGTCGCCGCCCGGGTCGCCGACCACATGAAGCAAAGGGAAATTCGATGA
- a CDS encoding 5-formyltetrahydrofolate cyclo-ligase — protein sequence MVPSPPLPPPIQPGSKESLRSAALEARKAFVATLDDASRALLEQQLAEHLTALCASARVVAGYSAMGSEISPQVAIEEARAVGAVVAFPAFANPAKPFRFLAGDPLVPGPFGIMQPRPTAPPVEPDLILVPLIAIDSRGARIGRGKGHYDRVIGRLKRSGAKLIGVGWPMQRLEATVPADPWDVHLDAFASPEGLEWFGRSGRAH from the coding sequence GTGGTCCCGTCACCTCCTCTTCCTCCGCCGATCCAGCCCGGATCGAAGGAGTCGCTCCGGTCGGCCGCGCTTGAAGCGCGAAAGGCGTTCGTCGCCACGCTCGACGATGCAAGCAGGGCGCTTCTCGAACAGCAGCTCGCCGAGCATTTGACGGCCCTTTGCGCTTCTGCCCGGGTCGTGGCCGGCTATTCGGCGATGGGAAGCGAAATCAGCCCGCAGGTCGCGATCGAAGAAGCCCGGGCCGTCGGGGCGGTGGTCGCCTTTCCTGCCTTCGCCAATCCGGCCAAGCCGTTTCGATTCCTCGCCGGCGACCCTCTCGTCCCCGGACCCTTCGGAATCATGCAGCCCAGGCCGACCGCCCCGCCAGTCGAGCCCGACCTCATCCTTGTGCCCCTGATCGCCATCGATTCGCGCGGCGCCAGGATCGGCCGGGGCAAGGGCCATTACGACCGGGTTATCGGCAGGCTGAAACGTTCCGGAGCCAAACTGATCGGCGTGGGATGGCCGATGCAGAGGCTCGAAGCTACGGTCCCCGCCGATCCTTGGGATGTCCACCTCGACGCCTTTGCAAGCCCAGAGGGGCTCGAATGGTTCGGCCGTTCAGGCCGCGCTCATTGA
- a CDS encoding AI-2E family transporter, protein MDARTTKRKMAETVNHAHELAEAFTAKRDRLLAALTLIAGVGLIVALPFALRAGAEFFLPVTAALVVAIALVPLLEWFERRGIPSRLASALCLLIFLTVTVFAIGSIVLPAIDWITLIPERIGKVQAALSPLLDLYKSFDRFVERILSQIAISPDRTRMVTIETPNSLSGLLTTSAPHILIQLFFALLVIFFFLAGWTTMRKRTIVSRGSFEGALTTARVIERVVDSTSTYLGTITVINVALGALTAVIIWQLGMTSPVMWGGIVAVLNYIPYLGPIASALLLFFGGLMVFPDAWGAMLPPLVFIGLHLVEANLVTPMIVGERLEINPLAILISLSFWAWVWGTTGALLAVPLLIIIKQVFSAAGTPDIAGFLFEHGTLTHVGEDEENEEGLVDSAGGVT, encoded by the coding sequence ATGGATGCTCGCACGACCAAGCGGAAAATGGCCGAAACGGTGAACCACGCTCATGAACTGGCGGAAGCATTCACCGCCAAACGCGACCGGCTGCTTGCGGCACTGACCCTAATCGCCGGCGTCGGCCTCATTGTGGCTCTTCCATTCGCGCTTCGAGCGGGCGCCGAATTCTTCCTTCCGGTGACCGCGGCGCTGGTGGTTGCGATCGCGCTCGTCCCGCTACTTGAATGGTTCGAGCGTCGGGGGATCCCGTCGCGCCTCGCCTCCGCTCTCTGCCTCCTCATCTTCCTGACCGTGACCGTTTTCGCCATCGGCTCGATCGTCCTTCCGGCAATCGACTGGATCACGCTGATTCCCGAACGCATCGGCAAGGTGCAGGCCGCGCTCAGCCCGTTGCTCGACCTCTACAAGAGCTTCGACCGCTTCGTTGAACGGATACTCTCGCAAATCGCGATCAGTCCCGACCGAACCCGGATGGTCACTATCGAGACTCCCAACTCGCTATCGGGGCTGTTGACGACCTCGGCGCCGCACATCCTGATCCAGCTCTTCTTCGCGCTGCTGGTGATCTTCTTCTTCCTCGCCGGATGGACGACGATGCGCAAGCGCACGATCGTCAGCCGCGGCAGCTTCGAAGGCGCTCTCACGACGGCTCGCGTGATCGAGCGAGTCGTCGATTCGACCTCGACCTATCTGGGCACGATTACCGTCATCAACGTCGCGCTGGGCGCTCTGACGGCAGTGATCATCTGGCAGCTGGGAATGACCTCGCCGGTGATGTGGGGCGGTATCGTCGCCGTGCTCAACTACATCCCGTACCTTGGCCCGATCGCTTCGGCGCTCTTGCTGTTCTTCGGCGGGCTTATGGTTTTCCCCGACGCATGGGGGGCGATGCTCCCGCCTCTCGTCTTCATCGGCCTTCATCTCGTCGAAGCGAACCTCGTGACCCCGATGATCGTCGGCGAGCGGCTGGAGATCAATCCGCTGGCGATTCTCATTTCGCTCAGTTTCTGGGCTTGGGTGTGGGGAACCACAGGTGCTTTGTTGGCCGTGCCTCTGCTGATCATCATCAAGCAGGTATTTTCCGCCGCCGGCACCCCCGACATTGCCGGATTCCTGTTCGAGCACGGCACCTTGACGCACGTCGGCGAGGACGAGGAAAATGAGGAAGGTCTTGTTGACAGTGCAGGGGGCGTCACCTAG
- the thiE gene encoding thiamine phosphate synthase → MTLDEVTHEFAEAFVPRDRAPCRLYLISPQEVGGPFPDRLKAALEPGLATAFQLRVKDVEEHELARLAEPLQRICADAEVAFIVNDSASLAKRLGADGVHLGQSDGDIRDARALLGPAAQIGKTCHDSRHLAMDAGEAGADYVAFGAFYPTTTKPSDYRPDPTILTWWSTLFEIPCVAIGGVTPENGEPLVKAGADFLAVCQAVWSKDDPAAAVSAFSDLLV, encoded by the coding sequence CTGACGTTGGACGAAGTAACTCACGAATTCGCCGAGGCCTTCGTCCCGAGGGATCGGGCGCCGTGCAGGCTCTACCTTATCAGCCCGCAGGAGGTCGGCGGCCCATTTCCCGACCGGCTGAAAGCCGCGCTGGAACCGGGGCTGGCAACGGCGTTCCAGCTTCGGGTGAAGGACGTCGAGGAACACGAGCTCGCTCGCCTGGCGGAGCCGCTGCAGCGCATCTGCGCCGACGCGGAAGTTGCGTTCATCGTCAACGACAGCGCGTCCCTTGCGAAGCGGCTCGGCGCTGACGGGGTGCACCTGGGCCAGAGCGACGGCGACATCCGCGATGCGCGAGCGTTGCTCGGTCCGGCAGCGCAGATCGGCAAGACCTGTCATGACAGCCGTCACCTGGCGATGGACGCAGGTGAGGCCGGCGCCGATTATGTCGCCTTCGGCGCTTTCTACCCGACGACGACCAAGCCGTCCGACTACCGGCCTGATCCGACGATCCTCACCTGGTGGTCGACGCTGTTCGAAATTCCGTGCGTCGCGATCGGCGGCGTCACGCCTGAAAATGGGGAGCCGCTGGTGAAGGCCGGCGCCGACTTCCTGGCCGTTTGCCAGGCGGTGTGGTCGAAGGACGACCCGGCGGCGGCCGTCAGCGCCTTTTCGGACCTGCTCGTATAG
- a CDS encoding cell division protein ZapA, with protein sequence MAEIDIIIAGRPYKVGCRDGEEETLRAAARLVDAKSREAIAGLGTLSEARQLLFAGLLLADQLVDQRPEAAAAAAPDPELASRAERIAQRLESLADALEAEDSTT encoded by the coding sequence ATGGCCGAGATCGACATCATCATTGCCGGTCGGCCGTACAAGGTCGGTTGCCGCGACGGAGAGGAAGAAACCCTTCGCGCCGCCGCCCGCCTGGTTGACGCCAAGAGCCGGGAGGCGATCGCCGGCCTCGGGACTTTGTCCGAAGCTCGCCAGCTCCTGTTCGCGGGCCTTCTCCTCGCCGACCAGCTGGTCGACCAGCGCCCGGAAGCGGCCGCCGCCGCTGCTCCGGACCCCGAGCTCGCGAGCCGCGCCGAACGGATTGCGCAGCGCCTCGAATCGCTCGCCGACGCCCTTGAGGCCGAGGACTCGACCACCTAG
- a CDS encoding MOSC domain-containing protein: MARIAGIARHDRPFGPVEVLDSAQLIEGQGVAGDFRGTLKAGSDGRRGVVLLEAADWTEATAECGAELPWWERRANLLVEGLDLPQQPGAKLGIGTGVLVEITQECAPCERMEALHPGLRQALTPDWRAGARARVLRGGSVAVGDEIRIELQ; this comes from the coding sequence ATGGCTCGGATTGCCGGCATCGCTCGTCACGATCGTCCGTTCGGGCCGGTCGAAGTGCTCGATAGCGCGCAGCTGATCGAGGGGCAGGGCGTTGCCGGCGATTTCCGTGGAACGCTGAAGGCCGGATCGGACGGACGCCGCGGCGTCGTCCTTCTGGAAGCTGCGGATTGGACTGAAGCCACGGCCGAGTGCGGCGCGGAGCTTCCGTGGTGGGAGCGTCGGGCGAACCTGCTCGTCGAAGGGCTCGACCTTCCCCAGCAGCCCGGCGCTAAGCTTGGCATCGGCACTGGAGTGCTCGTGGAGATCACCCAGGAATGCGCGCCATGCGAGCGGATGGAGGCTCTTCACCCGGGCCTTCGGCAGGCGCTCACACCCGACTGGCGAGCCGGTGCCCGAGCGCGTGTTTTGCGGGGCGGAAGCGTTGCCGTCGGTGACGAAATCAGGATCGAGCTTCAGTGA
- a CDS encoding fructose bisphosphate aldolase, translated as MNHAEMMTKIERGNGFIAALDQSGGSTPKALKGYGIEEGAWSNDEEMFGLIHQMRSRIISSPSFGSGKVLGAILFERTMDGTIDGKPVPQVLIEKGVVPFIKIDKGLEDEANGVQMMKPMPTLIDLLTRAKALGVFGTKERSVINLANPEGVTAVVEQQFDVARQVLSQGLVPIIEPEVNIKSAERGAADRLLLDAILHELESIPAGQRVMLKLSIPAEANLFRPLVEHPKVLRVVALSGGFSRAEACRELAKNPGMIASFSRALLSDLRHSMSDDEFDRSLGTAIDEIYEASTQKVPA; from the coding sequence ATGAACCACGCGGAAATGATGACGAAGATCGAGCGAGGGAATGGCTTCATCGCCGCGCTCGACCAGTCGGGCGGATCGACGCCCAAGGCGCTCAAGGGCTACGGAATCGAGGAGGGCGCCTGGTCGAACGACGAGGAGATGTTCGGCCTTATCCACCAAATGCGCTCACGGATCATCAGCTCCCCCTCGTTCGGAAGCGGCAAGGTGCTCGGCGCCATCCTGTTCGAGCGGACGATGGACGGCACGATCGACGGCAAGCCCGTTCCGCAGGTGCTTATCGAAAAGGGTGTGGTTCCCTTCATCAAGATAGACAAGGGCCTGGAGGACGAAGCGAACGGCGTCCAGATGATGAAGCCGATGCCGACGCTGATCGACCTTCTGACTCGCGCCAAGGCCCTTGGCGTGTTTGGGACCAAGGAGCGGTCGGTGATCAACCTCGCCAATCCGGAGGGGGTCACCGCGGTCGTCGAGCAGCAGTTCGACGTCGCGCGGCAGGTGCTTTCCCAGGGGCTAGTGCCGATCATCGAGCCCGAAGTGAACATCAAGAGCGCTGAGCGCGGAGCGGCCGACCGCCTGCTCCTCGACGCGATCCTCCACGAGCTGGAGAGCATTCCAGCCGGTCAGCGCGTGATGCTGAAGCTGTCGATTCCGGCCGAAGCCAACCTGTTCCGGCCGCTCGTCGAACATCCCAAGGTGCTTCGCGTCGTCGCGCTGTCGGGCGGGTTCAGTCGCGCCGAAGCGTGCCGCGAGCTGGCGAAAAATCCGGGAATGATAGCGAGCTTCTCGCGGGCGCTTCTGTCCGACCTGCGTCACTCGATGAGCGACGATGAGTTCGACCGCTCGCTCGGCACCGCGATCGACGAGATTTACGAAGCCTCGACCCAGAAGGTGCCGGCCTGA
- a CDS encoding cell wall hydrolase yields MAFAALAVGGAAWSIPNTEEIAAARAEQTAPAPPPLLVRDLAPADAVALNSNIPVASGPNPAARPFSMAKADTATRAQALDCLTSAVYYEAGNQSADGERAVAQVILNRVRHPAFPSSVCGVVFQGSTRVTGCQFTFTCDGSLERRPSVDGWARARAIAEAALNGAVYGPVGLATHYHADYVVPYWASSMAKNAVIGAHLFYRWAGGWGRPSAYIQRYASHEPSASALKSAALAALANRPTQAAIEEAADIPGAEIGKAPAGRVAIRFNLANVIAARKAVESAPHEDYVEKVAASDNLRWTLTGSTAKSDEKPLGTRATGPSQDSD; encoded by the coding sequence ATGGCCTTTGCGGCATTGGCCGTCGGCGGAGCTGCCTGGTCGATCCCGAACACCGAAGAAATTGCCGCGGCGAGGGCCGAGCAGACCGCTCCAGCACCACCGCCGCTTCTCGTCCGTGACTTGGCTCCAGCCGACGCAGTCGCGCTCAACAGCAACATCCCGGTGGCAAGCGGACCGAATCCCGCAGCTCGCCCCTTCTCGATGGCCAAGGCCGACACTGCGACCCGCGCGCAGGCGCTCGATTGCCTGACCAGCGCCGTTTATTATGAAGCCGGCAACCAGAGCGCCGACGGCGAGCGGGCGGTCGCGCAGGTCATTCTCAACCGGGTCCGGCATCCAGCCTTCCCGTCGAGCGTGTGCGGTGTGGTCTTCCAGGGCTCGACCCGGGTTACGGGTTGCCAATTCACCTTCACTTGCGACGGCTCGCTCGAACGGCGGCCCAGCGTCGACGGATGGGCGCGCGCCCGGGCGATCGCCGAAGCAGCGCTGAACGGCGCCGTCTACGGCCCCGTCGGCCTCGCGACCCACTACCACGCCGATTATGTCGTTCCTTACTGGGCCTCGAGCATGGCGAAGAACGCCGTCATCGGGGCGCATCTCTTTTATCGCTGGGCAGGAGGCTGGGGCAGGCCCTCGGCCTACATACAGCGCTATGCCAGCCACGAACCGAGCGCGTCCGCGCTGAAGAGCGCCGCTCTGGCTGCTCTGGCCAACCGGCCGACCCAGGCAGCGATCGAGGAAGCGGCGGACATTCCAGGCGCCGAGATCGGGAAGGCGCCGGCTGGGCGCGTCGCCATCCGGTTCAACCTGGCCAACGTCATTGCAGCTCGCAAGGCCGTCGAGTCCGCTCCTCACGAGGATTATGTCGAGAAGGTCGCGGCGTCCGACAATCTTCGCTGGACGCTCACCGGCTCGACCGCCAAGTCCGACGAAAAGCCGCTCGGCACGCGCGCGACCGGGCCTTCGCAGGACTCCGACTAA